Proteins found in one Verrucomicrobiota bacterium genomic segment:
- a CDS encoding KpsF/GutQ family sugar-phosphate isomerase, which yields MTHPSQYVEQARRVLRIEIAELQRLTARLDAHFDRAVERLLAVLDAGNKVVTLGVGKSGDIGRKIASTLTSTGSPAVMLDVTNALHGDLGIVTDGDAVLALSYSGETAELLNLLPALKRFDVQIVALTGNVASTLARHSDVVLDCRVEAEACPLNLAPTSSTTVMLALGDALAMVLLEARGFQKEDFAKFHPAGRLGRVLLQKVRDVMRPPERMPKVTPGETVLGVLHAMNQCRAGLAVIVDSADQRLLGIFTHGDFVRAFEANPDMVNDPVERYMVRRPVTIQEDRLAVEVLNTLDHHRIDDLVVINATHQPVGLIDSQDLTKLKLL from the coding sequence ATGACCCATCCAAGCCAATACGTGGAACAAGCCCGCCGGGTTTTACGGATCGAGATTGCGGAGCTGCAGCGCCTAACGGCGCGCCTCGATGCCCATTTTGACCGGGCGGTGGAACGGCTTCTGGCCGTTCTGGATGCCGGCAACAAGGTGGTGACGCTTGGGGTGGGTAAATCCGGCGATATCGGCCGCAAAATCGCGTCGACGCTCACCAGCACGGGGAGTCCGGCCGTGATGTTGGACGTGACGAACGCGCTCCATGGTGACCTCGGCATTGTGACCGATGGTGATGCGGTGCTGGCGCTCAGTTACAGCGGCGAAACCGCCGAGTTGCTCAACCTGTTGCCTGCGCTCAAGCGGTTTGACGTACAAATCGTTGCCTTGACCGGCAATGTGGCCTCGACGCTGGCGCGGCACAGCGACGTGGTTCTGGACTGCCGGGTGGAGGCTGAGGCCTGCCCGCTTAATCTGGCCCCGACTTCGAGCACGACCGTGATGCTTGCCTTGGGTGATGCCCTTGCAATGGTGCTGCTGGAGGCACGCGGGTTCCAGAAAGAAGATTTCGCCAAATTCCATCCCGCAGGACGTCTTGGGCGCGTGTTGTTGCAAAAGGTCAGGGACGTCATGCGCCCTCCTGAACGCATGCCGAAGGTCACGCCCGGCGAGACGGTGCTCGGCGTGCTGCACGCCATGAACCAGTGCCGGGCAGGTCTGGCCGTGATCGTTGATTCCGCCGATCAGCGTTTGCTGGGTATCTTCACCCACGGCGATTTTGTAAGGGCGTTTGAAGCGAATCCGGACATGGTGAATGATCCGGTCGAGCGGTATATGGTGCGGCGTCCCGTGACCATCCAGGAAGACCGGCTGGCCGTTGAAGTGCTCAACACCTTGGACCACCATCGGATCGATGACCTTGTCGTGATCAACGCGACGCACCAGCCTGTCGGGCTCATCGATTCACAGGATTTGACGAAACTTAAGCTTTTGTAA
- the dgt gene encoding dNTP triphosphohydrolase — protein MTPLQPNAFYGPFDLESPEPRDADDYRTPFQTDRDRIIYSSAFRRLQAKTQVFLSGEFDFYRTRLTHSLEVAQIGRSICGFLHQTSPLLTSGFYVDPDLVEAVCLTHDLGHSPFGHAGERTLHHLMRTFGGFEGNAQSLRIITETIYPGLTARRGMNPTRAFVDGILKYKRFFADHPSAENHFLYDEQARFRDFVFAGVDLGAIPELNRFRSLECEIMDWADDTAYCLNDLVDSINAGFLRFERVERWASEKNLTGDAATHAATVLSAIKDRKAEPRFGRKIGYFIRATSIRERQNPMAALTNRYRFGLSVDPAVRAEANLYKRISQDLVFDHSQLHQLERKGRVILEGIFRAFADMYLRDSEPALRLLPESFDRLVREQTTDRMRARIVCDYLAGMTDGFAVRTYKRLFDPEFGSILDLG, from the coding sequence GTGACCCCACTCCAGCCGAACGCGTTTTACGGGCCTTTCGATCTCGAATCTCCTGAGCCGCGCGATGCGGACGATTACCGCACGCCTTTTCAGACCGACCGAGACCGCATCATCTACAGCTCGGCGTTTCGACGGTTGCAGGCCAAGACGCAGGTTTTTCTCTCCGGCGAATTCGATTTTTACCGCACCCGGCTCACCCATTCGTTGGAGGTCGCCCAGATCGGCCGGAGCATTTGCGGCTTCCTGCACCAGACCTCGCCTTTGTTAACCAGCGGTTTTTATGTCGATCCGGACCTGGTCGAGGCGGTTTGTCTGACGCACGACCTTGGCCACTCGCCGTTCGGACATGCCGGTGAGCGGACGTTGCACCATCTGATGCGAACGTTCGGCGGCTTTGAAGGTAACGCCCAAAGCCTCCGGATCATTACGGAAACCATCTACCCGGGCCTGACCGCCCGTCGCGGCATGAACCCCACCCGGGCGTTTGTCGACGGCATCCTGAAGTATAAGCGTTTTTTCGCGGACCATCCTTCCGCTGAAAACCATTTTTTATACGACGAACAAGCCCGGTTCCGTGACTTCGTGTTTGCCGGCGTCGACCTGGGTGCGATCCCGGAATTAAACCGTTTTCGGAGTCTCGAGTGCGAGATCATGGATTGGGCGGACGACACCGCCTACTGCCTCAACGACCTGGTCGACAGCATCAACGCCGGCTTCCTGCGTTTCGAGCGGGTAGAACGCTGGGCGAGCGAAAAGAACCTGACGGGCGATGCTGCAACCCACGCCGCGACGGTGCTGTCAGCCATCAAGGACCGCAAAGCCGAGCCACGTTTCGGGAGAAAGATCGGTTACTTTATCCGGGCGACGTCGATCCGGGAACGTCAGAATCCGATGGCTGCACTGACCAACCGCTACCGGTTCGGACTGTCGGTCGATCCTGCGGTTCGCGCCGAGGCCAACCTTTATAAGCGAATCTCACAAGACCTCGTTTTCGACCATTCCCAACTTCATCAGCTCGAGCGGAAAGGGCGGGTAATCCTCGAGGGAATCTTCCGCGCGTTCGCGGATATGTACCTCCGCGATTCGGAGCCGGCGCTCCGGTTGCTCCCTGAAAGTTTTGACCGCCTCGTCCGCGAACAGACCACCGATCGGATGCGGGCCCGGATCGTCTGTGATTACCTTGCCGGAATGACCGACGGTTTTGCGGTCCGGACCTATAAACGCCTGTTCGATCCTGAGTTCGGTTCAATTCTGGATCTGGGGTAG
- a CDS encoding inositol monophosphatase, whose product MPTELDREQIRRLLLELGGFIRRRVLQVRSEESGTDFAAVARQDVADTIYEIDRVSEEVIDAWFQTSWPSALPVEVVMEGIDPAHPLIFPAGTAREATRLKVIVDPIDGTRGIMYDKRPAWFLAGAAPQRGPATTLADIEVAVMVELPTSKQWRGDAVSAVRGAGYQATATNVLTGETRPLVMRPSHATRFDHGFAYFSRFFPAGKALTAHLEEELWTALGYSTRGSNLIFEDQYISTGGQFYEMLCGHDRMIADLRPLVRRILGLHGDLHCHPYDVAAGLIMSEAGIVLEKPFGGQLDAPLDTTTSVAWVAYANRTLAEQVRPVMRTIFAELC is encoded by the coding sequence ATGCCAACCGAACTTGACCGCGAACAGATTCGGCGGCTCCTGCTGGAATTGGGCGGTTTTATCCGCCGTCGCGTCCTGCAGGTCAGAAGCGAGGAAAGCGGCACCGACTTTGCGGCGGTGGCGCGCCAGGACGTCGCCGATACCATCTACGAGATCGACCGGGTGAGCGAGGAAGTCATCGATGCCTGGTTCCAGACTTCGTGGCCGTCGGCCCTGCCGGTCGAAGTGGTGATGGAAGGAATTGACCCTGCGCACCCCTTGATTTTTCCGGCCGGGACCGCCCGCGAGGCCACGCGGTTGAAGGTGATCGTGGACCCGATTGACGGCACGCGCGGCATCATGTACGACAAACGGCCCGCCTGGTTCCTGGCAGGAGCCGCACCCCAGCGGGGACCGGCAACGACCCTGGCGGACATTGAGGTGGCGGTCATGGTTGAGCTGCCGACCTCAAAGCAGTGGCGTGGGGACGCGGTATCGGCGGTGCGGGGTGCCGGCTATCAGGCAACGGCGACAAACGTCCTGACCGGTGAAACCCGCCCGCTGGTGATGCGGCCGTCGCACGCCACCCGGTTCGACCACGGGTTCGCGTATTTCAGCCGGTTTTTTCCGGCCGGCAAAGCCCTCACTGCTCACCTCGAAGAGGAGCTGTGGACCGCCCTCGGCTATTCCACCCGTGGAAGCAACCTCATTTTCGAAGATCAGTACATCTCAACCGGGGGACAATTCTATGAAATGCTCTGCGGTCACGACCGGATGATCGCCGATCTTCGCCCGCTGGTGCGCCGGATTTTAGGCCTCCACGGCGATCTGCACTGCCATCCGTATGACGTGGCGGCCGGATTGATCATGAGCGAAGCGGGCATCGTTCTCGAAAAGCCGTTCGGCGGCCAACTCGATGCCCCGCTCGACACGACCACTTCGGTGGCCTGGGTCGCTTACGCCAATCGCACCCTGGCAGAGCAGGTGCGCCCCGTGATGCGCACGATCTTCGCCGAGCTGTGTTAA
- the efp gene encoding elongation factor P translates to MPAANDLRKGMAIRYNGDVTVVLDVQHRTPGNLRAFVQATLRSIRTGKSSNVRFGSTETVELVEVNRRKLEYSYKDQDGYVFMDPDTYESETLRPELLQNSADYLIENLAVEVLYAEGKPVAVELPSSVGLKVVESAEGLRGDSATNVQKPAKLETGKVVQVPLFIKEGEVIKIDTRTGAYMGRA, encoded by the coding sequence ATGCCAGCAGCAAATGACCTTCGAAAAGGCATGGCCATCCGCTACAACGGCGATGTCACCGTGGTGCTCGACGTCCAGCACCGCACACCCGGCAATCTCCGGGCGTTCGTTCAGGCAACCCTCCGCAGCATTCGCACGGGCAAATCGAGCAACGTGCGGTTCGGCTCAACCGAAACCGTGGAACTCGTTGAAGTCAATCGACGCAAGCTCGAGTACAGCTACAAAGACCAGGATGGATACGTTTTTATGGATCCGGATACCTATGAGAGCGAAACGTTGCGTCCGGAACTGTTACAAAACTCGGCGGATTACCTGATCGAAAACCTGGCGGTCGAAGTCCTGTACGCCGAAGGCAAGCCGGTCGCGGTCGAACTGCCGTCGTCAGTGGGCCTTAAGGTTGTGGAATCCGCGGAAGGCCTGCGGGGTGACAGCGCCACCAATGTTCAAAAACCGGCCAAGCTTGAGACGGGTAAAGTGGTCCAGGTACCACTTTTCATTAAGGAAGGCGAAGTCATCAAAATCGATACCCGAACGGGTGCCTACATGGGCCGCGCGTAA